GATCATTGGGTGTATTATGGCTTGAACGATTTTACACAATACCGGAAAGACCAGGCTGATTTTCTTCGTAAAGAAGTGGGATCAAAAGAATTTAAAAAGGCATCAAAACGGGTATTATTGCATCATATTCCCATATACGGTATGGGAGAGAAATCTTTCAATCCATGTCTGGAATACTGGGGAGGAATTTTGTCGAAAACACCTTTTAATATTTGCCTGAACGCTCATATGCACCGGTATAGATACATGCCTAAAGGAGAAGCAGGTAATAATTTTCCGGTAATCATTGGTGGCGGAAACCAGGAAAAAGATGCCACTGTAATGATCCTGCAGAAAAAGGATAAAAAAATGACACTGAAAGTTTTGAATGCCAATGGTGAAGAGATCTTGAACCTGGACCTATAAAATCAAGAAAATAATCGATTCGTCATTTTGTGATTATTCCATTGATTGGTGGGATGACATTTTTTACTTTTTACATTTTCGCCGATAAATCGACATCGTTAATTTGATGGATATTCTTTTATTATATCAGGGCGATTAGTGCTGATCAATCAGTAAAATACTAGTTTTGTAAGAAATCATCGTTCAACAAAATATCCTTCCCATGAATAAATATATCGTATTGGGATTTTTGATTTATAGTCTGGTTGGTTGCCGCACGGCAAAATGGGAGCCTTTATTTCCGGGTGATGGAAAACCGGAAGAATGGTTTACGGGACATTGGGCAGATGTAGCTGATCCGGCTCCGGAAGGAACTGACTGGCAGGTTAAAAACGGCATACTCACCAATGAAGGAGTAAGAGGCGGATGGATATTGAGCAAAAAAGAATACTGTAATTTTGAATTGGAATTTGAATTTCTTCTCGGGGAAAAAGGAAACAGCGGATGTGCCTTGAGGGTTCCTGCCAAAGGTGATCCGGCTTTTGATGGCATAGAATTGCAGATGGCCGATCTGAGATACAACCGGGATGCTGCCGATTCGGAGCTAACAGGGGGAATATACAGGGCTTTAGCGCCACTACAACAGGTATATAAGCCTTTGGAATGGAATAAATACCGTATCTTCTGCAATGGTTCTCATATCAAAGTGAAATTGAATGATATACTGATTCAGGATTTCAATATGAAAGATTATGACATGACAGTCATGAGACACAATGGAAAGGAAGCTGTGCCCCTTAACAAGCGGCCACTCTGCGGACATATCGGATTTCAGGAATTAAGCAGGGATTCCAAAGCACAGGTCAGGAATATACGGATCAAAGAATTCAGGTAAAACGATGCAGTATATTGAAGCCAAAAGCATATTATCCAGATTAAAGGAAAAGGATACATTTTTCGGGATCAGGTACAACATGAACCTGTACCGGGGATGTCAGCACGGTTGTATCTATTGCGATACACGTAGCGAATGTTACGGAGTGGGTGACATATCCCTGATCCGTGTAAAGAAAAATGCGATCGAACTACTTTCAAAGGAACTATCCAACAAGAAAAAGATCAGGGATACCATCGGTACCGGTTCCATGAATGACCCGTATATGCCCCTGGAAAAAGAACTGGGAATGGTGCGTAAAGCATTACAGGTTATAGCAGAGAATAAATACCCGACACATATCATCACCAAAAGCCGACTGGTGGTCCGTGATACGGACCTATTGCAGGAAATTTCCCAGAAATATGCTGCAGTAAGTTTTTCCATTACAACGGCAGATGACCATCTTTCGAAAAAATTGGAGCCTGGTGCACCAAAAACATCAGAACGGTTTACTGCCCTGGAAAATTTAGCGAAAAAAGGTATTTATACCGGAGTAACACTGATGCCCATACTGCCGTTTATTAATGATACCAAAGACAACTTACAGTCCTTACTTCAAATGGCTAAAGATTCCGGAGCTTCTTATGTATTCCCGATGTTTGGCGTTACTCTACGAAAAGGATCAAGGGATTTCTTTTACCAGATGCTGGATACAAACTTTCCAGGTATAAAGAGTAAATATGAGTCTCATTTTAAAGAACAGTATATTTGTGACAGCCCGAACTACCGGATACTATACAATACTTTCGCTGAGCTATCCGACAAGCTGAATCTGAATACACGGATCAATTTTTACACTCCACCACCCGACACACAATTATCATTATTTTAATTATATTGTTACTTATTGGTCTGTTCCACATTGAATAAATCCCACAAATATCTATACATATCTCGTTCACATAACTCACAATATAAGTGACTTAAAAATACACAATCATCAATTACCAATTATCAATTATATAATGCCTTCTCTTACAGATACTAAAAAAGCTACCCAAAACGGATAGCTTTTGATAAATCTATTTATTTTTCAATAGTTTACAGTTCGCGGATTTTAATGTTCCTGAACCAGCAATCATAGCCATGGTCCTGTAATCCTATGTATCCTTCTTTAGCAGGACCGTTTTTAAAGCCTGCCCAATCTTTAAATTTGCTTTTAGCAACCAACTCTTTCCATTCAGGAGTCCACAACTCATACTCCACCACTTTAACCCCATTCTGGGTATGTGTTACTTTACCATCTTTCACACGTATCACGATATTGTTCCATTCACCGGCAGGTTTGGCATTTTGAGGCAACGCCGGGATCATATCATAAAGCGAACCGGCAAGATGATTGGCTAATTTGTTATCAGATGCATTCCAGTTGTCCAGTACCTGAATCTCAGGAGCAGCAGAATAAATCGGTTTTCCGGGTTCTTCCACTACATAATAGAAAATACCGGAATTACCTTCTTTTTCTATTTTCCAGTCAATGGACAATTCGAAATTTTTGTATTTCTTATTTCCAAACAATATATCTCCTCCCTGGCCATATCCTTTTCTCTCGCCTCTGAGTACCTTCATCGATTCATCATCAATGACCCAATTGGAAGCCATTTCCGTTGAATTACATTTACGCCAGCCATCAAAATTTATACCATCAAATAAAAGTACCCATCCTCCTTTTTTTTCCTTGGATGTCAATACATTATTTTTTTGTGCCCAAACGGATGTGAAACACATCACCACCAAAAGCATTGAAAATGTTATCTTTTTCATTGGTTTTATTGTTTTATTGTTTTAAAGAATAAGAAGCTGTGAAGGTAGGGATATTTTTTATTCAATAATTCTTTGAATACAGAATCAATTTTTTTTTAACATTATTTCACTTTTACTTAAACGGATAATAAGATCTTTCTATATCATAAAACAGTTATCAAACCTTTTTTGAGAGATTTTAAACTTGCAATGAAAAATAAACTTATAATATTGTACCATAAAAACATCCCTGATCATAAAAAAAATAATATCATGAGAAATAACAATTTACGAATCGGTATTTTCACTTTCATTCTTTCGGTATTTGCTTCTGTTTCTTTACTTCAGGCACAGTATCCGGCGCAATATGCTTCCGGGCCGCGCTTCAAAGCATTGGTATACCACACCAAACATGCAGAAGGAGCTCATGTGGAGTTTGCCGAACAAGGCGTTGAGTTTTTTAAAAAGCTGAACTACGGCAATGGATTTATCCTGCATACGACCATGGATTTGTCCGAATATCCCTATGAAAAACTGAAAGAGTACGACATTGTAGTGATGCTGAACGGTTATCCCACCAACAAAGCGCAACGCGAAGCATTCCAGCAGTATATGGAAAACGGCGGCGGATGGATGGGCTTCCATGTGGCGGCATATAATGACAAGAACACCAACTGGCCATGGTTGCTCGATTTTCTGGGAGGAGGTGTTTTCTATTGTAATAACTGGCCGCCGCAACCGGTCAAGGTAGTGGTGGACAATCCCAATCACCCCATCACCAAAAATCTGCCGGCATCTTTTATTGTTCCCGAAAGCGAATGGTATCAGTGGAACCCAAGCCCCCGGGAAAATAAAGATATAGAAGTGCTGGTTTCTATTTCTCCCGATAATTATCCTTTAGGAATAAAAGACGTAGTGAACTTCGGCGATTTCCCGATCGTGTGGACCAACAAGAAATACCGCATGATTTACCTGAATATGGGACATGGCGACGATGAATTTTCCGATGCCACGCAAAAATTGTTGTTCATCAATGCTTTTCGTTGGGTACTTTCCACTGATAAAAAGGGAGACCCGTTCAAAGAGCAGAGGAATCTTAAGAAATAATGATGAATGATGAACTATAAACGATGAATAGCTTCATGCAATGTTTATCATTCATAGTTTATCATTCATAGTTTAATTTCACTTTTTAATTATAAAAATAACTGTAATCAAACCTTTTTTGAAAGAGATCAAACCACTGTTTAGGTAATCGA
This region of Bacteroidales bacterium genomic DNA includes:
- a CDS encoding ThuA domain-containing protein, with translation MFTFILSVFASVSLLQAQYPAQYASGPRFKALVYHTKHAEGAHVEFAEQGVEFFKKLNYGNGFILHTTMDLSEYPYEKLKEYDIVVMLNGYPTNKAQREAFQQYMENGGGWMGFHVAAYNDKNTNWPWLLDFLGGGVFYCNNWPPQPVKVVVDNPNHPITKNLPASFIVPESEWYQWNPSPRENKDIEVLVSISPDNYPLGIKDVVNFGDFPIVWTNKKYRMIYLNMGHGDDEFSDATQKLLFINAFRWVLSTDKKGDPFKEQRNLKK
- a CDS encoding DUF1080 domain-containing protein; this translates as MKKITFSMLLVVMCFTSVWAQKNNVLTSKEKKGGWVLLFDGINFDGWRKCNSTEMASNWVIDDESMKVLRGERKGYGQGGDILFGNKKYKNFELSIDWKIEKEGNSGIFYYVVEEPGKPIYSAAPEIQVLDNWNASDNKLANHLAGSLYDMIPALPQNAKPAGEWNNIVIRVKDGKVTHTQNGVKVVEYELWTPEWKELVAKSKFKDWAGFKNGPAKEGYIGLQDHGYDCWFRNIKIREL
- a CDS encoding DUF1080 domain-containing protein, which gives rise to MNKYIVLGFLIYSLVGCRTAKWEPLFPGDGKPEEWFTGHWADVADPAPEGTDWQVKNGILTNEGVRGGWILSKKEYCNFELEFEFLLGEKGNSGCALRVPAKGDPAFDGIELQMADLRYNRDAADSELTGGIYRALAPLQQVYKPLEWNKYRIFCNGSHIKVKLNDILIQDFNMKDYDMTVMRHNGKEAVPLNKRPLCGHIGFQELSRDSKAQVRNIRIKEFR
- a CDS encoding radical SAM protein, with translation MQYIEAKSILSRLKEKDTFFGIRYNMNLYRGCQHGCIYCDTRSECYGVGDISLIRVKKNAIELLSKELSNKKKIRDTIGTGSMNDPYMPLEKELGMVRKALQVIAENKYPTHIITKSRLVVRDTDLLQEISQKYAAVSFSITTADDHLSKKLEPGAPKTSERFTALENLAKKGIYTGVTLMPILPFINDTKDNLQSLLQMAKDSGASYVFPMFGVTLRKGSRDFFYQMLDTNFPGIKSKYESHFKEQYICDSPNYRILYNTFAELSDKLNLNTRINFYTPPPDTQLSLF